A window from Drosophila yakuba strain Tai18E2 chromosome 3L, Prin_Dyak_Tai18E2_2.1, whole genome shotgun sequence encodes these proteins:
- the LOC122319580 gene encoding uncharacterized protein LOC122319580, whose product MSADGALRQRDELRRHFLALRDRIEEQADAIREFASKSGCEFAFTPPRAPHMGGLWEAGVKTAKHLLLRAVGSALLNAEELATVLVGIEAVKNSRPLGALSQDPSDGEALTPGHLPSGGPLIAAPALRTPDQAGLSCLRRWRLVSSVRQMFWRR is encoded by the coding sequence ATGTCCGCAGACGGTGCATTGCGACAACGCGACGAACTTCGTCGCCACTTCCTGGCTCTTCGCGATCggatcgaggagcaggcggacgcAATTCGCGAGTTCGCATCAAAAAGCGGATGCGAATTTGCGTTCACACCCCCTCGCGCTCCGCACATGGGCGGACTatgggaggcaggtgtgaaaactgcaaaacacCTACTCCTACGAGCGGTGGGAAGCGCACTCCTCAACGCCGAAGAGCTGGCAACAGTCCTCGTCGGGATCGAGGCCGTAAAGAACTCGCGGCCCCTCGGAGCGCTCAGCCAGGACCCAAGCGACGGAGAGGCGCTAACTCCCGGGCACCTGCCGTCAGGCGGGCCGCTcatcgcagcaccagcactccgGACCCCGGACCAGGCGGGTCTCAGTTGCTTGCGGCGATGGCGGCTTGTCTCGTCAGTCAGGCAAATGTTCTGGCGGCGATAG